From one Parambassis ranga chromosome 5, fParRan2.1, whole genome shotgun sequence genomic stretch:
- the fezf2 gene encoding fez family zinc finger protein 2: MASSASLETVMSCGRTGPSAAPKTLAFSIDRIMSKGSEPKGSTDERSEGKKLLGLCSPIPCMIPLQPFSYDLQAKALMNYSELWRASFRGTFCGSTAAPCKGNCGMCGKMDQGLKQPLLTPGSRLVKPQVIHQAVAVPSGGSLYYLNYLDSAYQQSELLAGHWFSSTQAQASLSAHHRLLLLENAKLSGVGADKLPTPQYPHKEHLPGQLDQIVKENHGLSAEKNGVKTHNKLSSSGSGGADGKPKNFTCEVCGKVFNAHYNLTRHMPVHTGARPFVCKVCGKGFRQASTLCRHKIIHTQEKPHKCNQCGKAFNRSSTLNTHVRIHAGYKPFVCEFCGKGFHQKGNYKNHKLTHSGEKQYKCSICNKAFHQIYNLTFHMHTHNDKKPFTCATCGKGFCRNFDLKKHIRKLHENGFSAASEASRELQS; encoded by the exons atggCAAGTTCTGCCTCTTTGGAGACAGTCATGTCCTGTGGTAGGACCGGGCCGTCCGCGGCTCCCAAAACCTTGGCCTTCTCCATAGACCGGATCATGTCCAAGGGTTCGGAGCCGAAAGGGAGCACGGATGAGCggtcagaggggaagaagctgctGGGACTCTGCTCCCCGATCCCCTGCATGATCCCGCTGCAGCCCTTCAGCTACGACCTTCAAGCCAAGGCGCTGATGAACTACTCGGAGCTGTGGAGGGCCAGTTTCAGGGGAACTTTTTGCGGTTCTACAGCCGCTCCATGCAAAGGGAACTGCGGCATGTGCGGCAAAATGGACCAAGGCTTGAAGCAGCCGCTGCTGACGCCTGGGAGCAGGCTGGTAAAACCGCAggtcatccaccaggctgtggcCGTGCCCAGCGGAGGCTCCCTCTACTATCTCAACTACCTGGACTCTGCGTACCAGCAATCGGAGCTGCTGGCCGGACACTGGTTCTCCAGCACACAGGCCCAGGCCTCTCTGTCGGCGCACCACAGACTCTTGCTGTTGGAGAACGCCAAACTTTCCGGGGTGGGCGCAGACAAACTGCCGACACCTCAGTACCCGCACAAAGAACATCTGCCGGGGCAGCTGGATCAGATAGTGAAGGAAAACCACGGCCTGAGTGCGGAGAAGAACGGCGTCAAGACGCAcaacaaactcagcagcagcggcagcggcgGCGCAGACGGAAAACCCAAAAACTTCACATGTGAAGTGTGTGGAAAG gttTTTAACGCGCACTACAATCTGACCAGACACATGCCGGTACACACCGGGGCCCGTCCCTTCGTGTGTAAAGTGTGCGGAAAGGGATTCCGGCAGGCCAGCACGCTGTGCAGACACAAGATCAtccacacacag GAAAAGCCTCATAAATGCAACCAGTGTGGGAAAGCGTTCAACAGAAGTTCCACACTCAACACTCACGTACGGATCCACGCGGGCTATAAACCGTTTGTCTGCGAGTTCTGCGGGAAAGGATTCCACCAAAAAG GAAACTACAAAAACCACAAGCTTACGCATAGCGGGGAGAAACAGTACAAGTGCTCCATCTGCAACAAGGCCTTCCACCAGATCTACAACCTGACGTtccacatgcacacgcacaacGACAAGAAGCCCTTCACCTGCGCCACCTGCGGCAAGGGCTTCTGCCGCAACTTCGACCTGAAGAAGCACATCAGGAAACTGCACGAGAACGGCTTCTCTGCGGCGTCAGAGGCCTccagagagctgcagagctga